TGAAGTAAAACTGAGGTGGGAGGTTGTCAAGTGGCCATAGGATACCATTTGAAGGCTGTAGATAAAGGCAGGAACTTTGAGAGTTTTGCATAAATTGTGGCAATATTAGACAAATGTGAAATTGGGTTGAATGACCCGTTCTTGCCATTTGTAAAAATTTCTCAGATCCTTTGAATTTGACTCTAAAGTTTCTCATgtcccacacaccccagtctgatcAGATTCTCTGTGAAGTGTCACtctcacctgcaggaagtggagatggtccttggtctctgaaagctccttcagctcagctcagcttctctcctcttcagctcctcaatctccttttccagttgctccatgactccttaagtcttctccatttctctcttttcttgttctttggTCTTCTCAGTCAGTTTCTTGTGGGCTTCCTCAATGCACCGTATTAGATCAGTGAAGTTCTTATCATATTCCTCCATCACTCTTTCCACAGAGATCTGGTTGGatagtggaaaaatataaaattgagtcaccaattaaaaaaaaaagtcataagaCACTTCTCTTGGTATTCTGATGTAGTGATGGATAATTTGAATTAGAATAAGGGCCGTAGCAGACCCTTGGTACTCTGGGTAGCAGCATCTTctaaaggcacctgaaagaccATATGGAATACCGTATGGAATATGCAGTCTAAATAAGGGGCTCTGTATGATCTGTGAGAGTCATTGTCAGGACAGCTCTATTGTCCAGTGAGGACTCTGGTAGTGTTACAGAGGTGTGTCTTTAAAAGAGCCTCTCCTGGTCATCCTGGGATTGAGAGTTGAGAAGTAAGGAGAAGAAGAATTGGTATTGTGGAGAAAAGCTGATCTGTTGTAATTGAATTACATTAATTGTGTCTTTGCTTATTAACCTTCACCCAACTGTATTCAATTGTAATCCTTAGAGTTGTGAGTCTTTATATTTAACTTTTCATTATTACTAATAACTGCGACTGTGAATTATATTTGTGCAGCTCACTCGAGTGTCATTGGGGTGAAGGTTAGTGTGCAGGTGGGTCACAGTAGGGTATGAGGTGCACACTGTCCATGATCACCAACCCCAAAGCCGGAGGTGTTCAGCTGTTTTCAGGACCTTGCAGAGCTGCACAGTGACTGTGATATCTCTGAGACAGTAGGTAGGGATGAGGAGCTCTGAAAGTGGTCATAGTCAGGGATTCAGGTATTATGGGAATTAAGATGAAGTTTTGCTCCAGATACAGAGAGGCTCACATGCTGTGTTGCCTTCTTGGTACACAGACAGAAAACCTTTGTGGGTGGCTGGGTAGGCTCCTAGCCAGAGCAGTGAAGGATGCAAATGTCATCATCAAGCTTGTCTAGTTGTCTTGTACAATTGAAATATGGAGATCAGACATACACTTTTACTGGGCAAAGAGTTGGGTGCAAAGCTAAGAAGCAGAACTGACATGGTGGTCACCTCAGGATTTCCACCTGTGCCACACACACACCGGTACACATGGGATTAAATAGATTAGAAGGCTTAGTGCACATCTGAACATCAGAACATCAGTGACAATCTTCATTATGAGTTGTTGTTAGGGGGAGTTAAGTCATCTTTAAGTGGTGGAATTAGAAACCTGAGGATATTAAAATGTCGCTGTCTGAATTcctaataaataaaccataaaatgcTGTCAGCAGTGAAATGCAATGAAGGACACAATAAACCACCTTCTCTCATTCTGCATCTCCCTGTCTCTACATGACATTAACAGAAACTTTGacaaagtttttactttttttcctttcttgtcttaattccactcaccttcatctgtTCTATTGTCCTCCTCGTctccttcattttcttctctttcttttcaagTCTCCTCCTAATTTCACTCAGTGTCccccccagctgtttctgtttggaaaCACAAAAGGACACATGGGGTCTTATTAGAATTTACTTTTCAGTTTTGGTGTCATTCATGAAGAAATGCTCGCAGACCCAGGAAATCCTTGACACATAATGGATGCAAGTGTAGGATCTACAAGGCCATTGTGGAGTTCAGACTTGTGAGAACTTTGTCAAGTCTTTGGCCATTGTTTGGATCAAGTGAGATAACTGAGGCCGAGAAGACATGAGTGAGTTTGAGGAGTTCAACGAAAAGTTAAATCTAAAGAGGAATTTAATGAGCTCAGATAAATCtgacaataaaacaaattaataataaatgataatattTAAATACACATAATAACTAAAATGTGTGAGAGCAAGGAAGAGATGAGGTGAaggtaaaacaatttaaatacttggtTTCAACAGTCCAAAACAATGGAGAGAGTGGCAGATAGATGTAGAAGAGAGTGCAGTCAGGCTGTATGATTtgaagacagtggcactgaccaaaaggcaggagaaagagctggaggtgacagagttcaGTATGCTACAATTGTCACTTGGAGTGACAAGGGTATTCAGAATTAGGAACGAGAATATCAGGGGGACAACACAGATATGACAGATTCGGCACGGGTTACACTGGAACACATTGGGCACTGATGTTTTGGGGGTCAGTCATTCACAAGGAGTTTTAGAAGTATGGGGTTACACACTTATGAAGAGAAACAGGCAGAGATATTAATAGGACTAAAGGATAAGCTGGGCTGGATATTAGTATGAAAGTCaacaaagtaaatatatatatatatatatatatatatatatatatatatatatatatatatatatatatatatatatatatatatatatatatgctaatacaaatacagtagaacatagtaatttgttccaaaactctggtcgtaaaccgattttgtcgtgaaccgaagtaatttcccccataggattgtatgttaatacaattaatctgttccagaccgtatgagctgtatgtaagtatatttttttaaagatttttaaatacaaaaatagttaattataccatagaatgcacagtgtaataataaactaaatgtaaaaacattgaatagcactgagaaaaccatgaacaaagaaaactaaccttgcagtctctttataAACAAGCCCGGTTCATTCTTTAACTAccttcttgcgctctctctctctctctctctctctctctgtctcacacTCTTGCTgaacagggaatgcacagggagagactgaacacatgcggaaatcagcagtgtgtggttgtgaacagatgcaaaagtttggcaaactttttggtcgtaatctgatttgtacgtggtccaaggcattcgtgacccgaggttccactgcatatATACATAATCTTAATCTTAAATTACAAttataacaaattttaaattatgtaaaGCATTAAGTGTCTTGGTGTTAATTCAGA
This genomic window from Polypterus senegalus isolate Bchr_013 chromosome 4, ASM1683550v1, whole genome shotgun sequence contains:
- the LOC120528412 gene encoding E3 ubiquitin-protein ligase TRIM47-like; translated protein: MLVDSARNLKEKLCKKHQKSLEMFCKTDEMCICVLCGITEHDGHEKVELETEREGKQKQLGGTLSEIRRRLEKKEKKMKETRRTIEQMKISVERVMEEYDKNFTDLIRCIEEAHKKLTEKTKEQEKREMEKT